The following coding sequences are from one Coffea arabica cultivar ET-39 chromosome 11e, Coffea Arabica ET-39 HiFi, whole genome shotgun sequence window:
- the LOC140021605 gene encoding uncharacterized protein isoform X1, which translates to MASTTWGFDASVGLNTPNISAFTNHKRHLPITFLSLPPSSRPPPNFVIKSSRSRVCQRKITSKQFLGVPVLSCLVGDNAGVYPESREASNSSHSPQDAAFDIKLPRRSLLVKFTCNLCGSRSEKLVNRLAYERGTVFVQCSGCRQHHKLVDNLGLVVEYDFREEMDSDSNANRC; encoded by the exons ATGGCTTCAACCACATGGGGGTTTGATGCTTCTGTCGGCTTGAACACTCCGAATATCTCAGCATTCACCAACCATAAACGCCATCTCCCCATTACCTTTCTTTCTCTCCCACCCTCCTCCAGACCACCACCCAATTTCGTTATAAAATCCTCAAG GTCGAGGGTTTgccaaagaaaaataacatcaaagcAGTTTCTTGGGGTGCCAGTATTGTCTTGTTTAGTGGGAGATAATGCTGGTGTATACCCAGAATCAAGGGAAGCCTCAAATTCAAGTCATTCTCCACAG GATGCAGCCTTTGATATTAAACTTCCAAGAAGGAGTTTATTGGTGAAATTCACTTGTAATTTATGTGGTTCAAGATCAGAGAAGTTAGTAAACAGATTAGCTTATGAAAGAGGAACAGTATTTGTGCAG TGTTCAGGTTgtcgccaacatcacaaattaGTGGACAATCTTGGACTGGTGGTTGAGTATGATTTCAGAGAGGAAATGGATTCAGATTCAAATGCAAATAGATGTTAA
- the LOC140021605 gene encoding uncharacterized protein isoform X2 encodes MASTTWGFDASVGLNTPNISAFTNHKRHLPITFLSLPPSSRPPPNFVIKSSRSRVCQRKITSKQFLGVPVLSCLVGDNAGVYPESREASNSSHSPQDAAFDIKLPRRSLLVKFTCNLCGSRSEKLVNRLAYERGTVFVQVVANITN; translated from the exons ATGGCTTCAACCACATGGGGGTTTGATGCTTCTGTCGGCTTGAACACTCCGAATATCTCAGCATTCACCAACCATAAACGCCATCTCCCCATTACCTTTCTTTCTCTCCCACCCTCCTCCAGACCACCACCCAATTTCGTTATAAAATCCTCAAG GTCGAGGGTTTgccaaagaaaaataacatcaaagcAGTTTCTTGGGGTGCCAGTATTGTCTTGTTTAGTGGGAGATAATGCTGGTGTATACCCAGAATCAAGGGAAGCCTCAAATTCAAGTCATTCTCCACAG GATGCAGCCTTTGATATTAAACTTCCAAGAAGGAGTTTATTGGTGAAATTCACTTGTAATTTATGTGGTTCAAGATCAGAGAAGTTAGTAAACAGATTAGCTTATGAAAGAGGAACAGTATTTGTGCAG GTTgtcgccaacatcacaaattaG
- the LOC113716225 gene encoding uncharacterized protein — protein sequence MATSPWLFLSASFAVFLALANAQAPAASPSNVPTTTPPPSNPPAATTQPPVTSAAPSNPPTTSPSPKLPPASSPVTPPPQSPPPQTPPPQSPPPQPPQSSPVSSPTQPPALPPPAPIVSPPALPPAVPPPQVPPPPVQPPPAPAPVIASPAPAPAVPAPVPPPKAPPTPAPAPPIKPPAPAPELVPSPAPARHKHKRKRKHRRHHAPAPAPTPPSPPAPPTVEGSAVTTPAPSPTLDLNGAASFLRLQGRSSMWSGVGLAITALLVIIN from the exons ATGGCCACATCTCCGTGGCTTTTCCTCTCAgcatcttttgctgtttttctagccttagcCAACGCACAAGCACCTGCAGCTTCTCCTTCTAATGTTCCAACCACTACACCTCCACCTTCTAACCCACCTGCAGCCACGACGCAGCCACCTGTGACTTCGGCAGCTCCATCTAATCCTCCTACAACATCACCATCACCTAAACTGCCACCAGCCTCGAGCCCTGTCACACCACCACCTCAATCTCCCCCACCACAAACACCACCACCTCAATCCCCTCCACCACAGCCACCACAAAGTTCACCTGTCTCGAGTCCAACACAACCACCAGCATTGCCACCGCCAGCCCCCATTGTTTCACCACCAGCATTGCCACCTGCAGTACCTCCACCGCAGGTACCTCCTCCTCCAGTCCAACCTCCACCAGCACCTGCACCAGTGATCGCATCACCAGCCCCAGCACCAGCAGTACCTGCACCGGTTCCACCACCTAAGGCCCCACCAACCCCAGCCCCAGCTCCACCTATTAAACCACCAGCCCCAGCACCAGAGTTAGTACCTTCGCCTGCGCCAGCTCGACACAAGCATAAAAGAAAGAGGAAGCACAGGAGGCATCATGCACCAGCACCAGCACCCACACCCCCCAGCCCTCCTGCACCACCTACGGTTGAAGGTTCAGCTGTAACCACACCAGCACCATCACCCACTCTTGACTTG AACGGAGCAGCATCATTTCTGCGGCTTCAAGGAAGATCAAGTATGTGGTCCGGCGTAGGATTAGCAATCACTGCTCTATTAGTTATCATCAACTAA
- the LOC140021470 gene encoding uncharacterized protein, which translates to MQNTYISSSFQLRCKGPFSFSFNDYSCCLNDRIDRNPLLYSSSSCCSCCGNSLYSRFPISSPSFLYGLRQSNLIQWSPCKKLILNGLDRFTSSRCPFDVGRSCYCEKDYILKGRNLGKGGIRRMVFEEKSEWSDFCDDSNGIDEVEIMLNLLAEDVSDECYSIRKGSRKSSRVKVEKRGNGRKNNLRRRTKNGDLGVLESQSKFEYEEKVIRSKEREMGLKEDDRREKERAILLRRENVRMRARMRAKEDKKDSLLREEKVREEEREKHLRENWRERVRVEEGEDLSRRQDHGQRVRKNGSSCSSYYSFSSGDFEIDNEAQHEQEECEGELSRGYMRDSRRNEGVVSDEVQEEYHRHGDYSKKQGDVLRKENTQVVFSGASSAVEGEWRKKSEKRLTDASMEETELSKELADKQSRYREIEQSAYGESARFDDKNKKLNLAVKFDRETREQHGQTHDSETRMKSKQFTEMSKAHVADTETSSAFHKLYHGRNESSSKSMSSERKESDHHIAAGHLSREDEYRRNSSKLTEVSKIQEMDVRGTSSAVRQSDIRMKKQEDYSSMDLNSVNNREEQYRHASQSSRLLDSNEKYNQVTQNVHSESTSVSKKETQHSMEKHEAKSSSIHKSDLGLRERLEMTTKSKNGVSDVAADNERTSIVTEPPSQLLVRVSVHGESASGSATEQSADGFTVLHEQSHTTGDQAQGEPQKFLSHEDALGSADRLQKSSAHYIEEYVQKVRNEISTSEPSDVKKTYETKLVHEEKDSLNSYSSRVSQSREQDSRSLSQSSGIKGPSDESWDVAEPSMQEHLETGRIKTENNNGTTVVKRTGRSLWNIIGDIVRLRWASRSEHGSTAKSGGKSSPNQSMSSETWFSGHDPDENVHVETKGDRVILTEESTSVNQQQDEKDCSQSQGQVSSLSSSKGEMKQTGGGSLSSSSVLQRDSSIQRNSFRTGETTSERKSEASFPESRAAESSVTLPSLQLRRSPVVGENSASRKAEGSGSGTVVQIDTPVPTTLTENPRSVSKNEELERRKLGRSDQVVKDRFDEWEAAYRLEMEQRRVDEMFMREALLEAKKAADSWEVPVGAVLVRDGKIIARGYNLVEELRDSTAHAEINCIREASNLLRTWRLSETTLYVTLEPCPMCAGAILQARIDTVVWGAPNKLLGADGSWIRLFPNGEGGSGLELSDKPPAPVHPFHPKIVVRRGVLAAECADTMQHFFQLRRKKDNKSETTTPPSCLPISHHHPSRFLTKIHDAFHLMFCL; encoded by the exons ATGCAGAACACTTATATAAGCTCAAGTTTCCAACTAAGGTGTAAAGGgccattttcattttccttcaatGACTATTCTTGCTGCTTAAATGATAGAATTGATCGAAACCCGTTATTGTATTCATCATCATCATGTTGTTCTTGTTGTGGAAATTCGCTGTATAGCAGATTTCCCATTTCTAGTCCTAGCTTTTTATATGGTTTAAGGCAGTCTAATTTGATTCAATGGTCACCCTGTAAAAAACTGATCTTGAATGGTTTAGACCGGTTCACTAGTAGTAGATGTCCTTTTGATGTTGGAAGAAGCTGTTACTGTGAGAAAGATTACATTTTGAAGGGGAGGAATTTGGGAAAAGGGGGGATTAGGAGGATGGTTTTTGAGGAAAAGAGTGAATGGAGTGATTTTTGTGATGATAGTAATGGAATTGATGAGGTTGAGATTATGCTTAATTTGTTGGCTGAGGATGTTAGTGACGAGTGCTATAGTATTAGGAAGGGAAGCAGGAAGTCGTCTAGGGTTAAAGTGGAGAAGAGAGGGAATGGCCGGAAGAATAATCTGAGGAGACGGACGAAAAATGGTGATTTGGGTGTTTTGGAGAGTCAATCTAAGTTTGAGTATGAAGAGAAGGTGATTAGGTCGAAGGAGCGGGAAATGGGGCTGAAAGAGGATGAtaggagagaaaaagagagggcCATCCTACTGAGAAGGGAGAATGTTAGAATGAGGGCTAGAATGAGGGCTAAGGAGGATAAGAAGGACAGTTTGTTGAGAGAAGAAAAAGTGAGAGAGGAAGAAAGGGAGAAACATTTGAGGGAAAATTGGAGAGAAAGGGTGAGGGTTGAAGAGGGGGAAGATTTGTCCAGAAGACAGGACCATGGGCAAAGGGTCAGGAAAAATGGATCAAGTTGTTCGTCTTATTACTCATTTTCTTCGGGTGATTTTGAGATTGATAATGAAGCTCAGCATGAGCAGGAGGAGTGTGAGGGAGAATTATCAAGAGGATACATGAGAGACTCGAGAAGGAATGAAGGAGTTGTGTCTGATGAAGTTCAGGAAGAGTATCATAGGCACGGGGATTATTCAAAGAAACAAGGGGATGtgttgagaaaagaaaatactCAAGTGGTTTTTTCTGGAGCATCATCTGCTGTTGAGGGCGAGTGGAGAAAAAAATCAGAGAAGAGGCTTACTGATGCCTCCATGGAAGAAACCGAATTGAGCAAGGAACTTGCAGACAAGCAATCAAGGTATAGAGAGATCGAACAAAGTGCTTATGGAGAAAGTGCGAGGTTTGATGATaagaacaaaaaattgaacttgGCGGTGAAATTTGATAGGGAAACCAGAGAGCAGCACGGGCAAACACATGACAGCGAAACAAGAATGAAATCTAAACAATTCACAGAGATGTCCAAGGCTCATGTTGCTGATACAGAAACTTCTTCTGCATTCCATAAGCTCTATCATGGTAGGAATGAAAGTTCTTCGAAATCCATGAGTtctgagagaaaagaaagcgaCCATCATATTGCAGCTGGTCACCTAAGCAGGGAAGATGAATATAGGAGGAACTCGAGCAAACTCACTGAAGTatcaaaaattcaagaaatggaCGTTAGAGGGACGTCTAGTGCAGTGAGACAATCTGATATTAGAATGAAGAAGCAGGAAGATTATTCAAGTATGGACCTGAATTCTGTAAACAACAGAGAAGAGCAATATCGCCATGCTAGCCAGAGCAGCAGATTGCTGGACTCGAACGAAAAGTATAACCAAGTGACTCAAAATGTGCATTCAGAAAGTACTTCAGTTTCAAAGAAGGAAACTCAACATAGCATGGAAAAACACGAAGCAAAATCGAGCTCTATTCATAAGTCAGATCTTGGATTGAGAGAACGCTTAGAGATGACTACAAAAAGTAAAAATGGTGTATCTGATGTGGCTGCTGATAATGAAAGAACCAGTATAGTAACAGAACCTCCTTCTCAGTTACTAGTCAGAGTTTCAGTTCATGGTGAATCAGCAAGTGGATCAGCAACTGAACAAAGTGCTGATGGCTTTACTGTATTACATGAACAAAGTCACACTACAGGCGATCAGGCCCAGGGGGAGCCTCAGAAATTTTTGTCACATGAAGATGCACTTGGATCAGCTGATCGATTACAAAAATCTTCTGCTCATTATATTGAAGAGTATGTTCAGAAGGTGAGGAATGAGATTTCTACCTCTGAACCCAGTGATGTGAAGAAAACGTATGAAACAAAATTGGTGCATGAGGAAAAGGATAGTCTTAATTCATACAGCTCTAGAGTTTCTCAATCAAGGGAACAGGACTCTAGGAGTTTATCTCAGAGTTCTGGAATCAAAGGCCCTTCAGATGAAAGTTGGGATGTAGCTGAACCATCTATGCAGGAACATCTTGAAACAGGAAGAATAAAGACTGAAAACAATAATGGGACCACCGTCGTCAAGAGAACTGGCAGGTCTTTGTGGAACATCATTGGAGATATAGTTCGCTTGCGCTGGGCTTCACGTTCTGAACATGGTTCAACGGCAAAATCAGGTGGAAAGAGTTCCCCAAATCAATCTATGAGTAGTGAAACATGGTTTTCTGGCCATGACCCTGATGAAAATGTTCATGTGGAGACAAAAGGAGATAGGGTAATCTTAACAGAAGAATCAACTTCTGTCAACCAGCAGCAAGACGAAAAAGATTGTTCTCAAAGTCAAGGGCAGGTTTCCAGCTTATCAAGTTCAAAAGGTGAGATGAAGCAGACAGGAGGAGGATCCTTGTCCTCATCAAGCGTCTTGCAAAGAGATTCATCCATTCAAAGGAATTCTTTTCGTACTGGTGAAACAACTTCTGAGAGGAAGTCTGAAGCTTCATTTCCTGAAAGCAGAGCAGCAGAATCATCAGTTACACTGCCTTCCTTGCAGCTTAGAAGATCGCCTGTTGTAGGAGAAAACTCAGCATCTAGGAAAGCTGAAGGATCAGGCAGTGGCACAGTTGTACAGATTGATACACCAGTTCCAACTACTCTGACAGAAAATCCTAGGTCTGTGAGCAAGAACGAGGAATTGGAAAGACGGAAACTTGGAAGGAGTGATCAAGTTGTAAAAGACAGGTTTGATGAATGGGAGGCAGCATATAGGCTTGAAATGGAGCAAAGAAGGGTTGATGAAATGTTCATGAGGGAAGCACTGTTAGAAGCAAAAAAAGCTGCTGACAGTTGGGAGGTGCCTGTTGGTGCTGTGCTGGTGAGAGATGGGAAGATAATTGCTCGTGGATATAACCT AGTAGAAGAGTTGCGTGACTCCACTGCTCATGCGGAAATAAATTGCATACGGGAGGCATCAAACTTACTTCGGACATGGAGACTCTCG GAAACGACACTGTATGTTACCCTTGAACCATGCCCCATGTGTGCCGGAGCAATACTTCAAGCTAGAATTGACACCGTCGTTTGGGGAGCTCCTAATAAGCTTCTAGGAGCTGATGGGAGCTGGATTAG GCTTTTCCCAAATGGTGAGGGAGGAAGTGGATTGGAGTTATCAGATAAGCCTCCTGCTCCTGTTCATCCCTTTCACCCGAAAATAGTAGTTCGACGTGGAGTACTGGCAGCAGAATGTGCTGACACAATGCAGCATTTCTTTCAACTGAGGAGAAAGAAGGACAATAAATCAGAAACAACCACCCCACCTTCGTGTTTGCCCATTTCACACCATCACCCGTCAAGGTTTTTGACCAAGATTCATGATGCGTTCCATCTTATGTTCTGCTTGTAA